In Candidatus Acidiferrales bacterium, the genomic stretch TCGATCATGCTTTACCAGAGCGTTGCACTTCAAAAAGACTCTGCGTACACCGTTTCGTTCGATGCGAAGTCGGATTCGGCCATGCAGATAATCTCTAATGTTACGCAGGATGTAACGTGGAACAATATTACCGGTGATAGAAGCTTCTCGTTGACGACCGCCATGTCAAACTATTCATACCAATTCACACAGGGTAATGATACCACGGCTATGCTCTTCCAGTTCTGTTTCGGAAACATGGGTGCAAGAAAGATTTATCTCGACAATATTTCCATAACGACAAATTAATCCGAAGTACTGCTTCGAAGGAGGAACGACATGAACAGAAAAGGCTTCTTGAAGTCCTGTGGCTTGGTCAGCATGGGCT encodes the following:
- a CDS encoding carbohydrate binding domain-containing protein, which produces MEKILVVTMALWVASTIGCKKDSNPVSSSFQKENLIVNGDFADSLKNWLLIGQGTNPYHPNDPGRASFSVTNGVLKIDIANQGQDEYSIMLYQSVALQKDSAYTVSFDAKSDSAMQIISNVTQDVTWNNITGDRSFSLTTAMSNYSYQFTQGNDTTAMLFQFCFGNMGARKIYLDNISITTN